A single region of the Vigna radiata var. radiata cultivar VC1973A unplaced genomic scaffold, Vradiata_ver6 scaffold_298, whole genome shotgun sequence genome encodes:
- the LOC106778960 gene encoding pentatricopeptide repeat-containing protein At1g12300, mitochondrial-like: MWLSRSVRVSLLPSIAKFPPFLPMHNSLFCSHSHSHSQTSLHDEAILQFNRLLHKRHVPPIFEFGKILGFLVRMKRYPIAISLIKQMELKGIHTDLVNLSLLMNCFCRLDKLAFAFSVFAKILKRGYHPNAITLNTLMRGLCDKGEVKEALNLHDKVVALGFPLSQFTYGTLINGLCKIGETEAAIKLFRTVQRRSTVMYNIIIDSLFKEKQPKEAYDLYSEMVIKGISPDVVTYNTLIYGFCLVGQVEVAFGFLNEMLSNSIRPNVYTYTILIDALCKERKLGEAKNVLGVMVKAHVKPNVVSFSALIDGYYVVNKVKNAKQVFSAMTHMGVSPSVCTYNIMINGLIRNKRVDEAINLFRKMHNRNMVPNTVTYSILIDGLCKTGRICHAWDLFDEMHGRNQQANVITYSSLIDCLCKNHHLDKAIELLKKMTENEIQPNMYTMNILIDGMCRAGRLKNAQEIFQDLLNKGHNPNLHTYTVMINGLCREGLLDEALTLWSKMEESGCLSDVITFEIIISALFKKDKIEKAEKFLHEMIYRELLK, translated from the exons ATGTGGCTCTCAAGAAGTGTTAGggtttctcttcttccttccatTGCCAAGtttcctccttttcttccaATGCACAATTCCCTCTTTtgctctcactctc ACTCTCACTCTCAAACTTCGTTACACGACGAAGCCATCTTACAATTCAATCGCTTGCTTCATAAGCGTCATGTTCCTCCGATCTTCGAATTTGGAAAGATTTTGGGATTTCTTGTGAGGATGAAGCGGTACCCTATTGCCATTTCTCTTATTAAGCAAATGGAGCTCAAGGGAATTCACACTGACCTTGTTAATCTCAGCCTCCTCATGAATTGTTTCTGTCGCTTAGACAAATTGGCTTTCGCTTTCTCTGTATTTGCCAAGATTCTCAAACGGGGTTATCATCCAAATGCCATAACCTTAAATACACTCATGAGAGGTCTCTGTGATAAGGGTGAGGTCAAGGAAGCCCTTAACCTTCATGACAAAGTAGTAGCACTAGGATTTCCTCTCAGCCAATTTACTTATGGGACTCTGATAAATGGACTGTGCAAAATAGGAGAAACTGAAGCCGCAATCAAATTGTTCAGAACGGTTCAACGTCGATCAACAgtaatgtataatataattattgattctTTATTTAAAGAGAAACAACCAAAAGAAGCTTATGATTTGTATTCTGAGATGGTTATCAAAGGAATTTCTCCTGATGTTGTTACTTATAATACTCTAATTTATGGCTTTTGCTTAGTGGGACAGGTAGAAGTAgcatttggttttctaaatgAAATGCTATCAAATAGCATCAGGCCAAATGTTTATACCTATACTATATTGATTGATGCATTGTGCAAGGAAAGAAAGTTAGGAGAAGCCAAGAATGTGTTAGGTGTGATGGTGAAAGCTCATGTGAAACCTAATGTTGTTAGCTTTAGTGCTCTAATCGATGGGTACTACGTAGTTAATAAAGTGAAGAATGCGAAACAAGTATTCAGTGCAATGACCCACATGGGAGTGAGTCCTAGTGTTTGCACCTACAATATCATGATAAATGGACTCATAAGGAACAAAAGGGTGGATGAGGCCATAAATCTCTTTCGGAAAATGCACAACAGGAATATGGTTCCTAATACAGTGACTTACAGTATTCTTATTGATGGTTTATGCAAAACTGGAAGAATCTGCCATGCTTGGGACCTTTTTGATGAGATGCATGGTAGAAATCAACAAGCAAATGTAATCACTTATAGTTCCTTGATTGACTGTTTATGCAAAAATCATCATCTAGACAAGGCAATTGAATTACTGAAGAAAATGACAGAGAATGAAATTCAGCCCAATATGTACACTATGAATATACTTATTGATGGGATGTGTAGAGCGGGTAGACTTAAGAATGCACAAGAGATTTTTCAAGATCTATTGAATAAAGGTCACAATCCCAACCTCCATACTTATACTGTTATGATCAATGGTCTTTGTAGAGAGGGTTTGCTTGATGAGGCATTGACCTTGTGGTCCAAAATGGAAGAAAGTGGTTGTTTATCTGATGTTATTACTTTTGAGATAATCATCTCTGCTCTCTTTAAGAAGGACAAGATTGAAAAGGCAGAGAAATTTTTACACGAAATGATCTATAGAGAGTTGTTAAAATGA
- the LOC106778959 gene encoding pentatricopeptide repeat-containing protein At5g41170, mitochondrial-like, with the protein MTHMGVSPDVKTYNIMINGLIGNERLDEAIDLFLEMHTKNMVPNTVTYNILIDGLCKSGRISHAWDLFCEMRGRNQQADVITYSSLIDGLCKNHHLDKAIDLLTKMRENEVQPDMYTVNILIDGMSRGGRLKNAQEIFQDLLNKGHNPDLYTYTVMINGLCREGLLDEALTLWFKMEESGCLSDVITFEIIISALFKKDETEKAEKFLHEMISRKLLK; encoded by the coding sequence ATGACCCACATGGGAGTGAGTCCTGATGTTAAGACCTACAATATCATGATAAATGGACTCATAGGGAATGAAAGGCTAGATGAGGCCATAGATCTCTTTCTGGAAATGCACACCAAAAATATGGTTCCAAATACTGTGACTTACAATATTCTTATTGATGGTTTATGCAAATCTGGAAGAATCTCCCATGCTTGGGATCTTTTTTGTGAGATGCGTGGCAGAAATCAACAAGCGGACGTAATCACTTATAGTTCCTTGATTGACGGTTTATGCAAAAATCATCATCTAGACAAGGCAATTGACTTATTGACGAAAATGAGAGAGAATGAAGTTCAGCCCGATATGTACACTGTAAATATACTTATTGATGGGATGTCTAGAGGGGGGAGACTTAAGAATGCACAAGAGATTTTTCAAGATCTATTGAATAAAGGTCACAATCCCGACCTCTATACTTATACTGTTATGATCAATGGTCTTTGTAGAGAGGGTTTGCTTGATGAGGCATTGACCTTGTGGTTCAAAATGGAAGAAAGTGGTTGTTTATCTGATGttattacttttgaaataatCATCTCTGCTCTCTTCAAAAAGGACGAGACTGAAAAGGCCGAGAAATTTTTGCACGAAATGATCTCTAGAAAGTTGTTGAAATGA
- the LOC106778949 gene encoding uncharacterized protein LOC106778949, protein MRAVIPENKMLPPLDKYGGSSDPIKHLRSFVDAMAVYSTDDLVWCRVFSLSLKEEALDWFHSLPPATIDSFATLRQIFSQQYASSKTQGVTFTALVRMRQGRDESLRAFMDRFNRTARQVRNADQRLIVGALTAALRPGPFFDYLHAEEPQSMEELQDRMASFIRIEEGRAHQRGREESDMQHRGSRERVIKQAVGRVDRGNERKWGNSQRMQRYVHHTPLNLPRARVLEEALRANLMTTIHAPTPLGADESKYCRYHQNRGHTTEDCVALKDKLETLVQAGQLKRFV, encoded by the coding sequence ATGAGAGCGGTCATACCGGAAAACAAAATGTTACCCCCTCTAGACAAGTATGGAGGCTCATCCGATCCCATCAAACATCTTCGGTCATTCGTGGATGCTATGGCGGTGTACTCTACTGATGACCTAGTGTGGTGCAGGGTTTTCTCCCTGTCCCTGAAGGAAGAAGCTCTAGACTGGTTTCATTCGTTGCCACCAGCTACCATTGATAGTTTTGCTACCTTGCGACAAATATTTAGCCAACAATATGCCTCGAGTAAAACACAGGGAGTAACATTTACAGCTCTAGTGCGGATGAGACAAGGGCGGGACGAGTCACTGAGGGCGTTTATGGATCGGTTCAACCGAACGGCTAGACAAGTTAGAAATGCTGATCAAAGATTGATTGTGGGAGCACTGACGGCAGCATTACGACCTGGACCATTTTTTGATTATCTACATGCGGAGGAGCCACAGAGTATGGAGGAGTTGCAAGACAGGATGGCAAGCTTTATCAGAATAGAGGAGGGGCGAGCGCATCAACGGGGGAGGGAAGAAAGTGATATGCAACATAGAGGAAGCAGGGAGAGGGTGATAAAACAGGCGGTCGGGAGAGTGGATAGGGGAAATGAGCGCAAGTGGGGAAATTCTCAGAGGATGCAACGGTATGTACATCATACACCTCTGAATCTCCCTCGAGCACGCGTGCTGGAGGAGGCTTTGAGAGCGAATTTGATGACTACGATCCATGCTCCAACTCCCCTTGGTGCGGATGAAAGCAAGTATTGTCGATACCACCAGAACAGGGGACACACTACTGAGGATTGTGTGGCTTTGAAGGACAAATTGGAGACACTGGTGCAAGCAGGGCAGTTGAAGAGGTTTGTGTAG